GACTTGGACTAGTTTCTAAATCTTTACCCGTTTGTGAAATAGCTACTGATTTTCCGTCTATTTCAGAAACATAGACCGGAGAATCTATATAATAACTTGCTGTTGAAAATATATTACTTGCAAGCCATAAAACGATGGAAAAGAAAATGAATTCGATCACTAACAAATAAATTAGCATTGCCAATACTTGTATAAAGGATTTATTTCTCACTTTAATCCAAACAATAATAGCTACTAAAATCGACAGGACAATGCTTCCAAGAATGGATATTAGTACAATATTTTCAGAAGTCCATTCTGAGAACAACCAACTTTCCAAAATACTAGGTTGAACAAACGCCAATAATAAAGATCCTAACAAAAAATTCGTTATCAGTCCAACAACCATTTTCTTGCCCATCAAAATGCCTATAAATTTACTATCCTTTCTCTTGTTGCCGTCCCACTCTGTCATTACCCCATCTGAAGCTTCCTCTGCTCTATTTCGAAAATAAATAGATTGAAATGGTATACTTATTAACCTTATATACACAATTGCAAGTACTACATTATGAATCGTGTCTTGATTAAAAGTAAAAAGCGTTAACCACTTTTCAAGTAATTCTGACATCATTTCCATTATATTTAAATCTCCTTTTAGTATGCTCTAGCAAATTTGTTTGATACTTCCACCAATTAAATGAATCCCTCCCCTTTAAAGGATATCATTTCCGGTTCATTATCCATTGATTCTTGAAATTTCTATACTTAATGTATGCATTCAGCATAATCTATTATAAATATAACAAAAATTTTCATCATTAGATTAACCTAATTAAACAGTTTTACCGTTTATTTGTGACAATATATCAAAATCAAGGCTGTCTAGGAACACTTTTTACAAATCGGTAATTGGCTAATCTCCTTTTTAATTAAGTATTATTAAAACGAAAGAATTAAGAATCGTGCTTCTCTCATATATCACCTAATCTAAATCAACGATATTGATTTAGATTAGGTGAAGGTCTCATAAACCCTGATTTTCTGCACACTTATATTATAGAAAAATCCTATATTTATCTTTTAAATAGAAAAGTGACAAAAAATACAAAAATGTCCTCAATATTACATAATATTGTTATAACGTATTTTACGTAAAGTTCAAAAAGTGGGAAGAAAAAAAAGATAACAAAAATTTGTCTTCTCTCTTAGAACGCCAATATTTTTCGTCCCTTACCCCAATCTAACTCAATAACATTGAATCAAATTCACTTTTAAGAACTTCGCTAATAAATTATTTATAAACTTTTTCCCAAAACGACTTGTTTGTAGAAATCTTGGCAGTCCCTAGTTGGAGCTTCTCTAATATTATATTAGGAGGATGTTATGGCGTTAAAAATTGTCTAAGATTTAATACTAACACTAAGACCTCTCCTATTTATTTGTAAGCTACATTATTCAGAAGTAAAGTATAAATATATTAGTTTTCAATCTTGCATTTTCTTTCTCAAATAATTAACTACTTGCATATTTCTCCCATTGTTAATAATAAAATCTAATAATAATCCTCGCTTAAAAATGGGTGCTATAAAATCTGCATCCAAGCTATCTATTAGGTATAAAATATCATGTTGCCCTTTTTGCTTTATTTCCTTCAACATGCTTGCATCTTTTATTTTGCGTAATGCGTCTTCTTTCGGATAACCTAACCCTAAAGGTTCTTCAATAAATAATTGTTCTAAACATAATCTCAAATTGATTTCCCCCGCCCAACCAAAATTAAGACCCAATGGTACAGAGATAGCATTCCCTTTGTTTATGCGTCCAAAAAGATAGGCTTCTTCTGGTCTAGCAATATATCCACACATTACATTTGGAAGCGAATTACACGCTAACATCATTCCATTCCCTGAGCTACAGCCCGTAATAGCAAAGTCTACTGCGTTACTCGACAGTAATAAACTGGTCATAAGCGCAACTTGCACATAACTAAATTCCACCGTTTCATTTGGAAAAACACCAAAATTAATTACCTCATGTCCCTTATTCCCAATGGCTTGATACAAGCTTTCTTGAATAATAGGATTTTTTTGTTTTTGAGAACTCGCATTAAGTAATGCAATTTTCATTCCGATAATCTCCTTTTAAATACAGATTCAATACGCCGTCTATTTAGGCTATACCCTTTTTAGCCCTTAGATGAGTATTGAATCTTACATTTTGACCTCTAAATTAACATTCAGTAAGACACAAAAAATGTGAAGAAAAAAGAGAAAACAAAAATTTGTCTTCTCATTAAGAATGCCAAAGTTTTTCGTCCCTTACCCCAATCTAACTCAATGTCATTAAGTAAGATTGAGATGATATCTAAAATCTCATTTTTGTAAAGAAACTTGTCTCCCCTTTTAAAACATTTAACAAGCACATTAATAGCATTTTTTGTGCAAATTACTATTTTTAATCATGTTTTTTATTAAAAAAGATTGAAACATATTATTCTTTATTTGAAATTAGTACTTTACCATTGATAATCATATGTCTTATAATCGTACACTACAACAACGGATACTTTCTCTTTGTCATTTAAAGAAAAAGCCAGATTTATATGTTTGTTTTTATCCGTGTATAACATTACTTTTCCATATTTATCGCTACTCATTTTTTTATATTTATCCCCATACTCACTAATTACTTCTTCTTTTGTAGAACCAATACCTATATTTTTATTTGTCTTTAAATTTAACTCTTTTATTAGTTGATTGTTTTCAATATATACCACTTTCTTGGTCGATTTATCAGAAGATACTACGAAATAATTTTCATCTTCATAATAATAGTCTTTAAATTTCCCTTTCTTGGTCATATAAAAGTCAGGGTAATCATGAGCAACTTGTTTATCATCTGAATGGATGGATAAACCAGCAAATTCTAAATCACTTAAATCTGTATTTTTGTCAAATAGAGTTGTATTTCTATACAACAAGAAAACAGCTAATAAGCTAATAATTACGAATATACTTACCAAAAACTTCCTTGCTGAAGGCGAACTATCTACTTGGCTACCAAACTCTCGGATATATTGGGCTAAACGTTCTTCACTTTCATCTAATGCTTCTACTATACTTTGGGTAATACTTGTATACGTACTAGAAAAATAGGCTTTTGATGTGGCAACGGCTGCTCCTTTTAGACTGCCGTCCTGGGAGTAATCCACAGCTGCTTCTTTAATTTTTTTAATCATTTCTTTGGCTTCTGCATTGCTACTTCGCAAACCATGAAGAAATTCGTTCAATTCCGCGATGTCTATTCTGCTCATGCTCTCCACTCCTTTTGCAAAGTGGCTTGTTTCGTCTCTAGATGATGTAATTGTGCTTTATTTTCTTGTAATTCTGTGGCTAAATCTGTTCTTTTGGTCTGAAGGTCTTGCTTCCAAGCGTTTGACTCTTCGTGCTGCTGTTCTTCTAAATAGCGATGAAAACCACTGGCTTCTTCCCCTTGCCAGCCAATCCGTAAATGGTCTAACAGTTCCAGCTTTTCTTGTTCGAAGTGCTTGCTATCTTCCTCTAACCAGTCTTGTTCGTTTTGTTTTCTTCGGGTCTGATCTATATTTGTTTCTACGGAGGTTGTTGCCTTTTTCACTTGTTGGGGTTGTTGCTCTAGTTTGCTGTGAGTCGCATCCATTTAGCGTACCTCCAGCTGACTAATTTTCTGTCCGGCGTTTTGATCTTGTTTCGCATAAGCCTTGCCCATCATTTTCAATCGGCTAGCGTCTTTTTTCGTGACTGCTTGAAAATTCTCCACGACATCTACGAAGTCGATTAGCACGGATCGGAGTTGATTAATCGAATTGGCTTTAGAATAAGCCATATTCCCGTTTTTCAGTGGTAAATAGTTCCCGTTACTGCCGCTTTCTAGCTTATTTGCGTGTTTTTGGAAAGTCGTTTCTTGTACTTTTATCTCACTCATCCTGTCGCTTCCTCTCTATCTAAAAGTAAGAGCAATATGGTGATTGCTCTTACTTTTAGTATAGCACTGTCATCATAAGCACTTTGTGAGGATTTTGTGAACGTTTATGTACTTAGTTTCCACTTATTGCTTGTTTAAATTCGATTTTTTGTCTCATTATTCTTCCTCAAATACTCAATCGTTCGCAATTTCCTGGTACAATTTCACTGCTTTCGTTGCCAAGAATTCTTCTGTCGGATACATCTGAAGAGTTCCATGCTGCTGAATATATTGAAGGATTTTACAATCCCAAAAGACCTCATTCCGCTAATAATATGCTTACGCCGAATCAAAAAGAACGAAACTATTTTGAATCATTATAAAAATTAACTTATTTTCTGTCTACTTTATTGACATCTGTCCAAAACCATTTATGCTTTTGCTGAAACATGAACTATGTAATATAACATAGAGTAACTTTCATTAAACTGAATATTTTCGAACTTCAGCTGGGACGTAATCAGTTATAAACTGGTTGATTTCTTCTAATGAATTTGAAAATAAGGTTTTATCTCTATCGGCTTGCGTGAGAAAACCGTTTTTTACCATGCTGTCATATAAGTCTTTTAAAGGATCATAAAAACCATTTTCGTTAAATAGAATGCAAGGGTTGGGGTTTTGACCGATTCTCGACCAGGAAATCATTTCGGTAATTTCTTCTAGCGTACCAGGTCCTCCAGGTAGTGCAATACAAACATCTCCTAGATCAAGCATTTTTTGTTTTCGTTCTGCCATTGTATGAACAGAATACATCTTGGTTAAATGCATATGTGCTAATTCTCGGTCCATTAAAAATCTAGGCATTACGCCAATTACTTCTCCTTCTCCCTTAATTACAGTATCAGCAATTACGCTCATCAGTCCAACTTTTCCTCCGCCATATACTAGTGTATGTTTTTGCGCGGTAATCCATTCACCTAACATTTTCGCAGCTTGTTCATAAGCTGGATCATTTCCTTTGCTTGCTCCACAGTAGACAATGATATTCAAATAAGTTCATCCTTTCATATAGCCTTCGTTTTTTAATAATGCATTTAAATATTTCTCCATATATTTATCTTTATGTTGTGAATTGTATTGTGTGATAAAACGAGGATGTTCTAATGGAATAATAGTATGGAAAAACTGATATTGTTCATTTAATTTTGATAAAAAAGCATAGTTTTCGCCACTTCCAATACAATAACATATAGAGGTATCAATACCAAAATTTATTTGGCTACGTATGGATTCGATAATAAATGGTAATAAAATGGCTTGGATTTTTTTGCTTTCATAGTAATTACAATTGACTTCTTTTCCGTTTGCATTTATTTTTGCTATACCTAGTGGGCAGACAAAATTCATATAGAAATCTGAATAAAATTGCTGACAACCGCCATATTCATTAATAACATCATATAAAAAGCCTGATGAAGACTTATTTATGTGAAATTTATCTATAAAAATACCAGTCTCGTTTTGGAGATGTTTAGCGTCTTCAAATGGTACACCTGTTACCGCGGATCCTTGACGTGCGGGTGAGCTTCCAAGTATTAGGCGACGAGGCTTGGTGTCATTATAATATTTTTGGTAAAATGCGGTCGTTATTTCCTTTACTTGGTCTTTTTGGTTACCGTTATATGGATTGATTAATTTAAATCCAGCTGGTAATGCTAGTGTATTAAGTGAAAGCGTTTTGTTAAATTGAAGTATTTGTTTAGCAAATGTTTGGCTTTTCTTCATGTCATAGAGTCCCCTCAATGTTGTAATTTAAGCTATTATCATATAAATCTTAACATATATTTTGCATGAATAAAAAAATAAGTAAAACCTTGATTGCAGGCTTTACTTATTTAGGTTAATTTTTTACAAATGCTTGAATAATGGCATGTTTTTTAGTTGGATTTATAGCATGTACACGATATGTTTTGACTTGCTCAGGAACAATGAATGTTTCTCCGTAATGAACAATAAAGGGGTGGAAGGAATTATCTAAGGACTCAATTTGTGCTGTCTCCCCTTCGACTAGATTTAACATATTAACGCTGCCATTTGTATTTAAGATAATTGAACCTGTGAACCAGTGACGTTCGGTTTGGATGAACTCTAATTCATGGAGACCTGTTTGCTCGGATGTGATTTCGGAATCTTTATACAATATTTTTGTTTGGTTTATCAAATTATTTTGAACCCAGTTGGTATCTCGTTCCATTTGGATATTTGCTGACCCATGATCGATATGAAGTGGCCGCGGCAAGCCATCTAAACCAACACGTTCCCAGTCCCAAAGTTTAAAAGTAAAGATATATGGTGTGGCGCTTATTTCTAGAACGACGGTATCTGGACCGCCACAGTGAATAGTACCAGCTGGGATGGAGATATGATCATGTTTTTTTCCGTTGAACGAGATGATTTGATTATTATTATTTCAGAAAGTGGAAACACAGCGAGTACATTATCACTTGCGGAGCATTTGAAGTATAACTTATCCAATGTTGTGGCACTAGTGAACAATCCAAATGCCAAAATTGCTCAATATGTGGAAACGTTAATTTGCGCTTCCAGTGAATTGTTTGATGAAAAAATATATAAACATCATCATGCCCCCCTTTTGATTGCCATTGATTTAATTCTTAATTATTTTGAGCAGAATAAGTAAAATTTATTTTGAAACGAAAAACAGAGATGCTAATTGACTAGTAAAAATCAATTAGTATCTCTGACTCTATTTTCTGCTTATTTTATTTTGCTTTTTTTCTGCGGAATAACCAAATTCCGATTAGAAGAAGGATGATTCCAGTAAGGAGTAACATTGTGTTCCATCTGTCCCCTGTTTCTGGTATGTTTTTCTTGTTTTTGGAAGAGTCATTGTTATTTTGATGATTGCTGCTTCCTGAAGAGATGACAACGGCTGATTTGTCTCCTTGAATCGTTACTTGAATCGTTTTCTTGGTAACATTATCAGATGAATCAGTCGCAGTAACCGTCACTTTATAGGTGCCTGATTGGTTCCAGTTGACTGATTTGTTAATATCCGTTGTAATAGTCACATCTCCATTATTGTCTGTTGCACTTGCGCCAATATCTTGCAGGAATTGGATCTCGGATACCGTTTTGCCTTTTGGATAACTGATTTTATCTTTGGTAACCATTAATTCCGGTAAACTAGTATCGACTACTTGGACTGTCGTAGTTAATCGGTTTGCAGCATTACCAGCTTGGTCAGTCACCATGAAGTAAACGTGATAGGTACCGAGTTTCGCTAAATTGACTTCCTTTGCATCCACTTGAACTTCCTTTGTAACCTTCCCATCGACAATGTCGCTTGCTTCGATACCAAAGAAAGTCAGCCAGTTTGGTGCTTTCGTGTTTATTTCTAGTTGTTTGGTTGTTTTAGTTGCGGTGAAGCTTGGTGCAGTTGTGTCAACAATGGTTAAAGTAGCGGTTGTTTCTGCGGTATTTCCTACAGTATCTTTTGTGCTGACTTTTATTGTGTACGTCCCCGGCACATTTCCTTGGATGGGTTGATCTGGGGTATAGGAAATTTTTAAAGCTTCTCCAGTCATATAATCGGTTGCTTGGATACCGAAAACAGTGGACAATGCTGGCATTTGGTTGGTTGCCTCCATCGTTTGATCAGTCACATTTTCTAAAGTAGGAGGCACTTTATTTTCGATTTGCACGTACACGATGACCGGATTGACTTTATTCCCGTAAGAGTCTTTTGCATTTAAAGTCACTTCATAACTGCCGACTTTATGTTGGTTTACTTTTTGAGAAAAATTGCTGGTCACTGGTACGTCTTCCTCTAGTTCATCCGTCACAGTCGCGTGAATATCACTTAAGAATTTCGCTTCGCTGACATTCGTTTTTCCTTGATACGTAATTTCTTTATTGGTGGAAATGACAGGTTTGTCTTTTTCTACCTGCACTTGGACTTTTTTCGTGGACTCGTTCCCTGCAGTATCGATTGCACTTATGGTGACTTCGTACTTCCCTGGTTTTGCGAAATGGACTTGGGTAGCGAAATCAGTGCTGACGGTTAAATCTTTTGTGTCATCATTGTTGTCGGTCACTTTTACATGTGCATCTTGAAGGAAATCTGCCTCCGTTTTGCTCGCATTGATATGATAAGTCACATCGTCTGCGGTTATAACAGGTGCTTCTGTATCTTGCACGATAATGGAAATTGTTTGTGGAATTGCTTCGTTTCCGCTCGAATCTTCCAAGTTGACCTGTACTTGATACGAACCTTTTTTCACGGTAGAAATAGCGTCAAATACCGTATTAAAGTCACTAGTGAAAATCATGGGCCTTTTGTTTGGTTGTGGTGCTTGCCCTGGTGCCAAATCATAGTTGTCTCCACCAATCAGACCTGCTGCTTTGAATAGGTCTTGTTCGGTCAAATCACGCATGTCTTCCACCGTATAAGTGAGCGTGTTGTTCGTTACTAAAATAGTCGGCGCAATGGTATCCACTACTTGGACTTGGACCGTTTGCGTGGACTCATTTCCAGACGCATCCGTAGCCTGGATAGTGACTGGATAAGTGCCGAGTTCATTCCAAACGACTTGGCGGTAATCAATGGTCGGTGTAATCGCTCCATCATGTGCATCATTAGCCGTTGTAGTTAAAGGCTTCACCCAATTTATATCGGCTTCCGTGCTGTTCACTTCGATGGAAGCATCTGGATTGATAGCCAACACTGGTGCCGTGTTATCCATATCAAATGTTTTTTGCGCAGTTGCCGTATTCCCTGCTTCATCTGTAGCT
The nucleotide sequence above comes from Listeria ivanovii subsp. londoniensis. Encoded proteins:
- a CDS encoding RpiB/LacA/LacB family sugar-phosphate isomerase: MKIALLNASSQKQKNPIIQESLYQAIGNKGHEVINFGVFPNETVEFSYVQVALMTSLLLSSNAVDFAITGCSSGNGMMLACNSLPNVMCGYIARPEEAYLFGRINKGNAISVPLGLNFGWAGEINLRLCLEQLFIEEPLGLGYPKEDALRKIKDASMLKEIKQKGQHDILYLIDSLDADFIAPIFKRGLLLDFIINNGRNMQVVNYLRKKMQD
- a CDS encoding uracil-DNA glycosylase family protein — protein: MKKSQTFAKQILQFNKTLSLNTLALPAGFKLINPYNGNQKDQVKEITTAFYQKYYNDTKPRRLILGSSPARQGSAVTGVPFEDAKHLQNETGIFIDKFHINKSSSGFLYDVINEYGGCQQFYSDFYMNFVCPLGIAKINANGKEVNCNYYESKKIQAILLPFIIESIRSQINFGIDTSICYCIGSGENYAFLSKLNEQYQFFHTIIPLEHPRFITQYNSQHKDKYMEKYLNALLKNEGYMKG
- a CDS encoding DUF3130 domain-containing protein, with product MSEIKVQETTFQKHANKLESGSNGNYLPLKNGNMAYSKANSINQLRSVLIDFVDVVENFQAVTKKDASRLKMMGKAYAKQDQNAGQKISQLEVR
- a CDS encoding TIGR00730 family Rossman fold protein encodes the protein MNIIVYCGASKGNDPAYEQAAKMLGEWITAQKHTLVYGGGKVGLMSVIADTVIKGEGEVIGVMPRFLMDRELAHMHLTKMYSVHTMAERKQKMLDLGDVCIALPGGPGTLEEITEMISWSRIGQNPNPCILFNENGFYDPLKDLYDSMVKNGFLTQADRDKTLFSNSLEEINQFITDYVPAEVRKYSV